Proteins from one Deinococcus sp. AB2017081 genomic window:
- a CDS encoding diguanylate cyclase domain-containing protein produces MRSSPERSLAAYTAPLAAVLAVALTLLLPDNARLWDALNRAMPGPPDPRVVVVGIDAASLRDYGRIGAWPRDLYAQALSTLNEAGVSAIGVNVLLSDPAVGDTRLQQTFSQPNVVLATAPDEPPGATPPGWTSPTGVSALNIGADGVVRAFQTAYARADDPAALTPSFARQVAVAAGRSVPLDVTPRILRYRQPDPERLPVLSFRDVVNGNVRYGDLQGRVVILGLTADGMGGPVVRDTTGQVVSPVQLQARAVSSLLDVPFTRLPWGVLAALGALAAVAAVLARGLWGFGLATLMLALAAPLWLQNVLLPGVTLSLCAIVGTVMVMLERAWNLRHLTTRDPLTGFGNRVAFTRAVEQRWQSRAERPLGLVLVDLSGFRKVNDAYGHAAGDDLLRDLSERIGQYRRRGDLLFRWGPDEFAVLLDNAGPQELAGITQRIQESLDTLTFRDVPLRASVGAARTGPEIRSPTELVEAASRSRYRVKYQRLQRT; encoded by the coding sequence GTGCGGTCCTCCCCTGAACGCTCGCTGGCGGCCTACACGGCACCCCTCGCGGCCGTGCTGGCCGTGGCGCTGACCCTGCTGCTGCCAGACAATGCCCGGCTGTGGGACGCGCTGAACCGGGCCATGCCCGGCCCACCGGATCCACGTGTCGTGGTGGTGGGCATTGACGCGGCGTCCCTGCGGGACTACGGCCGGATCGGGGCGTGGCCGCGTGATCTGTATGCCCAGGCCCTGAGCACCCTGAACGAGGCCGGGGTCAGCGCGATCGGCGTGAATGTGCTGCTCAGCGATCCGGCGGTCGGGGACACGCGGCTGCAGCAGACCTTCAGCCAGCCCAACGTGGTGCTGGCGACCGCGCCCGATGAGCCGCCCGGCGCCACGCCGCCCGGATGGACGTCCCCGACCGGGGTGAGCGCCCTGAACATCGGCGCCGATGGCGTGGTGCGCGCGTTCCAGACGGCCTACGCCCGGGCAGACGACCCGGCGGCCCTGACGCCCAGCTTCGCGCGGCAGGTGGCGGTCGCGGCCGGGCGCTCCGTCCCGCTGGACGTCACACCGCGCATCCTGCGGTACCGGCAGCCCGATCCTGAGCGCCTGCCGGTGCTGTCCTTCCGGGACGTCGTCAACGGCAACGTCCGGTACGGCGACCTGCAGGGCCGGGTGGTCATCCTGGGCCTGACCGCCGACGGCATGGGCGGGCCGGTCGTCCGGGACACGACCGGGCAGGTCGTTTCTCCGGTGCAGCTCCAGGCGCGGGCGGTGAGCAGCCTGCTGGACGTGCCGTTCACGCGCCTGCCCTGGGGCGTGCTGGCCGCGCTGGGCGCGCTCGCGGCGGTCGCGGCGGTGCTGGCCCGTGGGCTGTGGGGCTTCGGCCTGGCCACGCTGATGCTGGCGCTGGCGGCCCCGCTGTGGCTCCAGAACGTCCTGCTGCCCGGCGTGACCCTGTCGCTGTGCGCGATCGTCGGCACCGTCATGGTCATGCTGGAACGGGCATGGAACCTGCGCCACCTGACCACCCGCGACCCGCTGACCGGCTTCGGCAACCGTGTGGCCTTCACCCGCGCGGTCGAGCAGCGCTGGCAGAGCCGCGCAGAGCGCCCCCTGGGACTGGTGCTGGTGGATCTCAGCGGCTTCCGCAAGGTGAACGACGCCTACGGGCACGCGGCCGGCGACGACCTGCTGCGCGACCTGTCCGAACGGATCGGGCAGTACCGCCGCCGGGGCGACCTGCTGTTCCGCTGGGGCCCCGACGAATTCGCGGTGCTGCTTGACAACGCCGGCCCGCAGGAACTGGCCGGGATCACCCAGCGCATCCAGGAGTCGCTCGACACCCTGACCTTCCGCGACGTGCCACTGCGGGCCTCGGTGGGCGCGGCCCGCACCGGCCCGGAGATCCGCTCGCCGACCGAACTGGTCGAGGCCGCCAGCCGCAGCCGCTACCGCGTGAAGTACCAGCGGCTCCAGCGCACCTGA
- the pdxY gene encoding pyridoxal kinase PdxY yields MTDLSAPRPPNLLSIQSWVSYGHVGNAAAIFPLQRLGFEVWGIHTVQFSNHTGYGAWTGTVFPPETIAQVLDGIEARGVLGECDGVLSGYLGSAGTVSAVVDAVGRVRAANPAALYCCDPVMGDVGRGVFVHPELPALIAAQAVPAADIVTPNQFELELLTGLAVNTLQDALDAARTLREQLNAGGPRIVLVTSLTRQDAPADTIETLALTGDGAWLCRTPLLPLNPPRNGTGDAIAALFYGQYLRTGDAAQALSLAMSALYAVLERTHAAGTREIQLIAAQDQLAAPTRVFAAEPVM; encoded by the coding sequence ATGACCGACCTGTCCGCACCGCGGCCCCCGAACCTGCTGAGCATCCAGTCGTGGGTGAGTTACGGCCACGTGGGCAACGCGGCGGCGATCTTTCCCCTGCAACGCCTGGGCTTCGAGGTCTGGGGGATCCACACCGTGCAGTTCTCGAACCACACCGGCTACGGGGCGTGGACCGGCACGGTCTTTCCCCCCGAGACCATCGCGCAGGTGCTGGACGGCATCGAGGCGCGGGGCGTGCTGGGCGAGTGTGACGGCGTGCTGAGCGGCTATCTGGGGTCGGCCGGCACGGTCTCGGCGGTGGTGGACGCCGTGGGGCGCGTGCGGGCCGCGAATCCGGCCGCGCTGTACTGCTGCGACCCGGTCATGGGCGACGTGGGGCGCGGAGTGTTCGTCCATCCGGAGCTGCCGGCATTGATCGCGGCGCAGGCGGTGCCAGCAGCCGACATCGTCACGCCCAACCAGTTCGAGCTGGAACTGCTGACTGGCCTGGCGGTGAACACGCTGCAAGACGCACTGGACGCGGCCCGCACCCTGCGGGAGCAGCTGAACGCGGGCGGCCCCCGGATCGTGCTGGTGACCAGCCTGACCCGCCAGGACGCCCCGGCCGACACCATCGAGACCCTGGCGCTGACCGGCGACGGGGCGTGGCTGTGCCGCACGCCGCTGCTGCCGCTGAACCCGCCGCGCAACGGCACCGGTGACGCGATCGCCGCGCTGTTCTACGGGCAGTACCTGCGCACCGGGGATGCCGCGCAGGCGCTGTCGCTGGCCATGAGTGCCCTGTACGCCGTGCTGGAGCGCACCCACGCCGCGGGAACACGCGAGATCCAGCTGATCGCCGCCCAGGATCAGCTCGCCGCCCCCACCCGCGTCTTCGCGGCCGAGCCAGTCATGTGA
- a CDS encoding FecR family protein has translation MSVRLPSTVRLMVPALFAVGWPVAAAQDTAGAVTLVQGQGYLEVQRDGGSWAPQTGAAAITTGLRSGTGRAILRAGAQGTVIMGSASQLRRLRDEADLTRGRFFLRGPVAVHVQGNHVVMEGRGQLRVDLADATQRVAVLSGSVRIDLNGKVVTVEAGQQVALRSGTVTAFRENDPWYAAQFRGEGDAVVQATRGAVRLGTAGSAARSALVGDALRPGSAVNTGRDAWAEIGFSGGGYLRLNEQSELSVLSVERTETGREVLLRLARGTAWNVVEKGQGGYRLDTPVVSTAVRGTVFRVDASGVVKVFEGQVALPSQGDTPLAQGQARTPDGALAPLVLDDTDRLNQSLDVARAAPLVLDVGARAVSLRDLAVQASSQPGAGLSVTIAGRTLPLSGQEGQYRLDRLEDQLPEGQYRVQVRASRAGQTITRTQVISIDRTPPALSGLRAERQGRVLIVSGTLRDASPARVTVTVTAGPTVITHHVNGAAGSFRWLLPSPGDGVPVTLIGRDAAGNESRAVLP, from the coding sequence GTGAGCGTCCGTCTTCCCTCCACCGTCCGGCTCATGGTGCCCGCGCTGTTCGCAGTCGGGTGGCCGGTGGCCGCCGCACAGGACACGGCCGGAGCTGTGACGCTGGTGCAGGGCCAGGGCTATCTGGAGGTGCAGCGCGACGGGGGCAGCTGGGCCCCCCAGACGGGCGCGGCAGCGATCACGACCGGCCTGCGCAGCGGCACCGGCCGCGCCATCCTGCGGGCCGGGGCACAGGGCACGGTCATCATGGGCAGCGCGTCGCAGCTGCGCCGCCTGCGCGACGAGGCCGACCTGACGCGCGGGCGCTTCTTCCTGCGCGGCCCGGTGGCGGTGCATGTCCAGGGCAACCACGTGGTCATGGAGGGCCGTGGGCAGCTCCGGGTCGATCTGGCCGATGCCACGCAGCGGGTGGCGGTGCTCAGCGGCAGCGTCCGGATCGACCTGAACGGCAAGGTCGTGACGGTCGAGGCCGGACAGCAGGTCGCGCTGCGCAGCGGCACGGTGACGGCGTTCCGGGAGAACGACCCGTGGTACGCCGCACAGTTCCGCGGCGAGGGCGACGCCGTCGTGCAGGCCACGCGCGGCGCCGTGCGGCTGGGCACGGCGGGGTCGGCCGCTCGCAGCGCCCTGGTCGGAGATGCCCTGCGCCCGGGCAGCGCCGTGAATACCGGCAGGGACGCCTGGGCCGAGATCGGCTTCAGCGGCGGCGGCTACCTGCGCCTGAACGAGCAGAGCGAACTGAGCGTGCTGAGCGTGGAACGCACCGAGACCGGCCGCGAGGTGCTGCTGCGGCTGGCACGCGGCACCGCGTGGAACGTCGTCGAGAAGGGTCAGGGCGGCTACCGCCTGGACACACCGGTGGTGAGCACGGCCGTGCGCGGCACGGTGTTCCGGGTGGACGCCAGCGGCGTGGTCAAGGTGTTCGAGGGGCAGGTCGCGCTGCCCAGCCAGGGCGACACGCCGCTCGCGCAGGGACAGGCCCGGACACCGGACGGCGCCCTCGCTCCGCTGGTGCTGGACGACACCGATCGCCTGAACCAGTCGCTGGACGTGGCCCGCGCCGCGCCGCTGGTGCTGGATGTCGGGGCGCGGGCCGTGAGCCTGCGTGACCTGGCGGTGCAGGCCAGCAGCCAGCCGGGGGCAGGCCTGAGCGTGACCATCGCCGGGCGCACCCTGCCGCTGTCCGGGCAGGAGGGGCAGTACCGCCTGGATCGGCTGGAAGACCAGCTGCCCGAGGGCCAGTACCGCGTGCAGGTGCGGGCCAGCCGCGCCGGACAGACCATCACGCGCACGCAGGTCATCAGCATCGACCGCACGCCGCCCGCGCTGAGCGGCCTGCGGGCCGAGCGGCAGGGCCGGGTGCTGATCGTGTCCGGCACGCTGCGGGACGCCAGCCCTGCCCGCGTGACCGTCACCGTGACGGCCGGGCCCACCGTCATCACGCACCATGTCAATGGCGCGGCCGGCTCCTTCCGCTGGCTGCTGCCCAGTCCTGGCGACGGTGTCCCGGTCACCCTGATCGGACGGGACGCCGCTGGAAACGAGAGCCGTGCGGTCCTCCCCTGA
- a CDS encoding phosphopentomutase: MLLSIIVLDSVGVGELPDAEAFGDRGAYTLNHTLAAAPVALPNLSRLGLGRIPTVHTSAHTVLPDVPVSGGHGRMREVSPGKDTSTGHWEFMGVQLQHAFQVFPQGFPARIMAAFDAATGRGHLCNAVYSGTDVIRDFGEEHRQTGFPIVYTSADSVFQIAAHEDVVPLETLYAWCQAARDLLQGEDAVARVIARPFRGAFPFERANEHRRDFSLEPPRTVLDALKDAGCAVVGIGKIPDIYAHRGFTEEIHTDDNADGTAKTIARIRQAAQDGTHGLIFTNLVDFDSKFGHRRDPHGYSACLAAFDAALPDILAALPRDSALLVISDHGNDPTWRGTDHTREYGLLLTSRPGGAAVDLGERATFADVGATAARALGAAWDGPGEEFWTQIA, encoded by the coding sequence ATGCTACTGAGCATCATCGTTCTCGATTCTGTCGGGGTGGGCGAGCTGCCGGACGCAGAGGCGTTCGGTGACCGGGGCGCGTACACCCTGAACCATACGCTGGCGGCCGCGCCCGTGGCCCTGCCCAACCTGTCACGCCTGGGCCTGGGACGCATCCCGACCGTCCACACCAGCGCCCACACCGTGCTGCCAGACGTGCCGGTCAGTGGTGGCCACGGCCGTATGCGCGAGGTCAGTCCCGGCAAGGACACCAGCACCGGGCACTGGGAGTTCATGGGCGTGCAGCTCCAGCACGCCTTCCAGGTGTTCCCGCAGGGCTTCCCGGCGCGGATCATGGCGGCCTTCGACGCCGCCACCGGGCGCGGCCACCTGTGCAACGCGGTGTACTCCGGCACCGACGTGATCCGTGACTTTGGTGAGGAGCACCGGCAGACCGGCTTCCCGATCGTGTACACCAGCGCCGACAGCGTGTTCCAGATCGCCGCGCACGAGGACGTGGTGCCGCTGGAGACGCTGTACGCGTGGTGCCAGGCCGCCCGCGACCTGCTGCAGGGCGAGGACGCCGTGGCCCGCGTGATCGCCCGGCCGTTCCGGGGGGCCTTCCCCTTCGAACGGGCCAACGAGCACCGCCGCGACTTCAGCCTGGAGCCGCCGCGCACCGTGCTGGACGCCCTGAAGGACGCGGGCTGCGCAGTCGTGGGGATCGGGAAGATCCCGGACATCTACGCGCACCGGGGCTTCACCGAGGAGATCCACACCGACGACAACGCCGACGGCACCGCGAAAACCATCGCCCGGATCCGGCAGGCCGCGCAGGACGGCACGCACGGCCTGATCTTCACGAACCTCGTGGATTTCGACTCGAAGTTCGGGCACCGCCGCGACCCGCACGGCTACTCGGCGTGTCTGGCCGCCTTCGACGCGGCCCTGCCGGACATCCTGGCCGCCCTGCCCCGGGACAGCGCCCTGCTGGTCATCAGCGACCATGGCAACGACCCCACGTGGCGCGGCACCGACCACACCCGCGAGTACGGCCTGCTGCTGACCTCCCGGCCCGGCGGCGCGGCGGTCGATCTAGGCGAGCGCGCCACCTTCGCGGACGTGGGGGCCACGGCGGCCCGCGCCCTGGGGGCCGCGTGGGACGGGCCGGGTGAGGAGTTCTGGACACAGATCGCATGA
- the abc-f gene encoding ribosomal protection-like ABC-F family protein has translation MLVAVQDANKEYGPLSVLEDVTFAVQPGDRVGLVGRNGAGKTTLFRLLTGSLTPDGGTVRRFPGVRVRALQQDPTFPPGATVDSVLDAAFHDLDQLEAELHAAAEAMHVGTPESILHHEAVLEHYQRRGGFERRSRKDAVTLAFGFRGREQTDVGSLSGGERTRLGLAALLVENPDVLLLDEPTNHLDIVMVEWLETFLARYPGAVLLISHDRTFLDAVTNETAYLRGGGLRVYAGNYTTFRETLAAELEQQAARHAIESRQVASLQASADRMKIWGLGMSKLARRAKAMQARVDRMQARATAAPPAEQRATRIVFHAPESGEVVLDARHITRRVEGRTLFENLSVQVRRGERIAIIGRNGAGKTTLLRALLGIDHSDDPRGRVLTGARVTVGYYDQALRGVEPSQTLYDVAREYVQKDAQAHDLLGTFMFPYDQHDKPARILSGGERARLALLKLAQEDHNLLVLDEPTNHLDMEMVESLEAALDDFDGTLMMVSHDRAFIEGLADRIWLIEDGQFYEYPGWEDYKAKHKTAAQLQAEATAAAPRPQAAAPAPKGKGLWHLKREVEALEAEVAALEAELDAAHTALGSAGEGADYAALGQAAHDVEVRLEQKMQQWSDRQAEVEARGG, from the coding sequence GTGCTTGTTGCCGTGCAGGACGCCAATAAAGAATATGGGCCGCTCAGCGTGCTCGAAGACGTCACTTTTGCTGTCCAGCCGGGCGACCGCGTGGGTCTGGTGGGCCGCAACGGGGCCGGAAAAACCACGCTGTTCCGCTTGCTGACCGGGAGTCTTACCCCCGATGGGGGCACGGTGCGCCGCTTCCCTGGTGTCCGTGTCCGGGCGTTGCAGCAGGATCCGACCTTTCCGCCCGGCGCGACCGTCGATTCGGTGCTCGACGCCGCCTTCCACGACCTCGACCAGCTGGAGGCCGAGCTGCACGCCGCCGCCGAGGCCATGCACGTCGGCACCCCCGAGAGCATCCTGCACCACGAGGCCGTGCTGGAGCACTACCAGCGCCGGGGCGGGTTCGAGCGCCGCAGCCGCAAGGACGCCGTCACGCTGGCCTTCGGCTTCCGGGGCCGCGAACAGACCGACGTGGGCAGCCTGTCCGGCGGCGAGCGCACCCGCCTGGGGCTGGCCGCGCTGCTCGTCGAGAACCCCGACGTGCTGCTGCTCGACGAGCCGACCAACCACCTCGATATCGTCATGGTCGAGTGGCTGGAAACCTTCCTGGCCCGCTACCCCGGCGCGGTGCTGCTGATCAGCCACGACCGCACTTTCCTGGATGCCGTGACCAACGAGACCGCGTACCTGCGGGGCGGCGGCCTGCGGGTGTATGCCGGTAACTACACCACCTTCCGCGAAACCCTGGCCGCCGAACTGGAGCAGCAGGCCGCGCGGCACGCCATCGAGTCGCGGCAGGTCGCGTCCCTGCAGGCCAGCGCCGACCGCATGAAGATCTGGGGCCTGGGCATGAGCAAGCTCGCCCGCCGCGCCAAGGCCATGCAGGCGCGGGTCGACCGGATGCAGGCCCGCGCCACCGCCGCGCCGCCCGCCGAGCAGCGGGCCACCCGCATCGTCTTCCACGCCCCCGAGAGCGGCGAGGTCGTCCTCGACGCCCGGCACATCACCCGCCGCGTGGAGGGCCGCACCCTGTTCGAGAACCTCAGCGTGCAGGTGCGCCGGGGCGAGCGCATCGCCATCATCGGGCGCAACGGGGCGGGCAAGACCACGCTGCTGCGGGCGCTGCTGGGGATCGACCACAGCGACGACCCACGTGGCCGGGTGCTCACCGGGGCGCGGGTCACGGTCGGGTACTACGACCAGGCGCTGCGCGGCGTCGAGCCCTCGCAGACCCTCTACGACGTGGCCCGAGAGTACGTGCAGAAGGATGCCCAGGCCCATGACCTGCTCGGCACCTTCATGTTCCCCTACGACCAGCACGACAAGCCCGCCCGCATCCTGTCCGGCGGCGAGCGGGCGCGGCTGGCCCTGCTGAAACTCGCCCAGGAGGATCACAACCTGCTGGTGCTCGACGAGCCCACCAACCACCTCGACATGGAGATGGTCGAGAGCCTGGAGGCGGCCCTGGACGACTTTGACGGCACCCTGATGATGGTGAGCCACGACCGCGCGTTCATCGAGGGGCTGGCCGACCGCATCTGGCTGATTGAGGACGGTCAGTTCTACGAGTACCCCGGCTGGGAGGACTACAAGGCGAAGCACAAGACGGCCGCCCAGCTCCAGGCTGAGGCGACCGCCGCCGCGCCCCGTCCCCAGGCCGCAGCGCCTGCTCCGAAGGGCAAGGGCCTGTGGCACCTGAAACGCGAGGTCGAGGCCCTGGAGGCCGAGGTCGCCGCCCTGGAGGCCGAACTGGACGCCGCCCACACGGCCCTGGGCAGCGCCGGCGAGGGAGCCGACTACGCCGCGCTGGGTCAGGCCGCCCACGACGTGGAAGTCCGGCTGGAGCAGAAGATGCAGCAGTGGAGCGACAGGCAGGCCGAGGTCGAGGCCAGGGGCGGGTAG